A stretch of Vibrio aphrogenes DNA encodes these proteins:
- the hycI gene encoding hydrogenase maturation peptidase HycI → MTESISAERILITVGNSMMGDDGAGPLLATLCREQPVAGWTVIEGGTMPEDCLHQVRKIKPKQVVVVDAADFGEKPGEIRFIESDTINDMFMVSTHSLPLNFLIDELKTFIPDVTFVGIQPAIVAFYAPLTDMVKDAVEQIHYALSDWQQYATFEHC, encoded by the coding sequence GTGACTGAGTCTATTTCCGCTGAGCGAATTTTGATTACTGTCGGCAATAGCATGATGGGCGATGATGGGGCGGGGCCTCTCTTAGCGACCTTATGCCGAGAACAACCGGTGGCAGGCTGGACCGTCATTGAAGGTGGCACTATGCCAGAAGATTGCCTTCATCAAGTTCGCAAAATCAAACCTAAGCAAGTGGTGGTGGTGGATGCCGCCGATTTTGGTGAAAAGCCTGGCGAAATTCGCTTTATTGAATCGGATACCATCAATGATATGTTCATGGTGTCGACTCACAGTTTGCCGCTTAACTTCTTAATTGATGAATTGAAAACCTTTATACCTGATGTCACCTTTGTGGGGATTCAACCCGCGATTGTGGCATTTTATGCGCCGTTAACCGATATGGTGAAAGACGCGGTAGAACAAATACATTACGCACTTAGCGATTGGCAACAATACGCTACTTTTGAACACTGTTAA
- a CDS encoding 4Fe-4S binding protein produces the protein MNRFVFADANKCIGCRTCEIACAISHQENNTGTLDSTECFVPRLQLVKNVNVSTPVMCRQCDDAPCAQVCPNNAIVHEDGHIKVIQSRCIGCKTCVIACPYGAMNVVTEMVEEDNGHGALFKRKVPRSRALKCDLCAHQAGGPECVRVCPTGAISIINPDELKQSSQDKREAAALSALAINL, from the coding sequence ATGAACCGATTTGTATTTGCCGACGCCAATAAATGCATTGGTTGTCGCACTTGTGAGATCGCGTGTGCGATTTCTCACCAAGAAAATAATACCGGGACACTTGATAGCACAGAGTGCTTTGTTCCAAGGCTACAACTGGTTAAAAACGTCAATGTTTCAACGCCAGTGATGTGTCGTCAATGTGACGATGCGCCTTGCGCTCAAGTTTGCCCAAACAATGCCATTGTTCACGAAGATGGTCACATTAAAGTCATTCAATCTCGTTGTATTGGTTGTAAAACCTGCGTGATTGCTTGCCCGTATGGTGCCATGAATGTTGTGACAGAAATGGTGGAAGAAGACAACGGTCACGGTGCGTTATTTAAACGTAAAGTGCCACGTTCTCGTGCTCTTAAATGCGACTTATGTGCACACCAAGCCGGGGGGCCTGAATGTGTACGTGTCTGTCCAACAGGAGCCATCAGCATTATTAACCCTGATGAACTCAAACAATCTAGCCAAGATAAACGCGAAGCCGCGGCCTTAAGTGCGCTGGCTATTAATCTTTAA
- a CDS encoding formate hydrogenlyase maturation HycH family protein, with the protein MAVLENKTMTSTELRNLANQVDFYRLSRKFIEDKEVPPEAQHIMYYSLGIGHHLGVVDCLKSEMNCSGEEYLTWISALPTDSEAHRKMYGYFLFGEITIMPEHINMLALAFDAIEANTQTEKSQQLTQGLIAILTAIYNEPNMYLMIRSTHRD; encoded by the coding sequence ATGGCTGTTCTGGAAAATAAAACAATGACGAGCACTGAGCTGCGTAATCTTGCCAATCAAGTGGACTTTTATCGCTTAAGCCGTAAGTTTATTGAAGACAAAGAAGTCCCACCAGAAGCACAACATATTATGTATTACAGCTTAGGTATTGGGCATCATTTAGGCGTGGTCGATTGTTTAAAATCGGAAATGAACTGTAGCGGAGAGGAGTATTTAACCTGGATCTCTGCTTTGCCAACGGACAGTGAAGCTCACCGTAAAATGTATGGCTACTTTTTATTTGGTGAAATCACCATCATGCCAGAGCACATTAATATGTTGGCGTTAGCCTTTGATGCGATTGAGGCAAACACTCAAACGGAGAAATCACAGCAGCTTACGCAAGGGCTGATTGCGATCTTAACTGCGATTTATAATGAACCGAATATGTACCTTATGATCAGGAGTACTCACCGTGACTGA